The following are encoded together in the Chaetodon auriga isolate fChaAug3 chromosome 4, fChaAug3.hap1, whole genome shotgun sequence genome:
- the clockb gene encoding clock circadian regulator b isoform X3: MTSSIGDDCSIFDGLMEEDEKDKAKRVSRNKSEKKRRDQFNVLIKELGTMLPGNTRKMDKSTILQKSIDFLCKHKEIAAQSESSEIRQDWKPPFLSNEEFTQLMLEALDGFFIAIMTDGNILYVSESVTSLLEHLPTDLVDQNLLNFLPIGEHSEVYKALSTHPTDAESLSTDFLKTKNHMEFCCHMLRGAIDPKQPPVYEYVKFIGNFKSLNNVPNITRNGLAGVLQRSLQPAFDDQVCFVATVRLAKPQFIKEMCTVEEPNEEFTSRHSLEWKFLFLDHRAPPIIGYLPFEVLGTSGYDYYHVDDLETLAKCHEHLMQYGKGKSCYYRFLTKGQQWIWLQTHYYITYHQWNSRPEFIVCTHTVVSYAEVRAEQRRELGIEESNPEIAADKSQDSGSESQLNTSSLKEALERFDHSRTPSTSSRSSRKSSSHVSDNTCTSTASKLHMDTATPPRQSLASTMEKTSQRRSSISSQSMCSQTTGQSVTPGMITQQQQQQQQQPQQQQQQQQLQANVQPVMEFSAQVNAMQHLKEQLEQRTKMIQANIQRQQEELRHIQEQLQRVQGQGIQMLLQQQGGAMNVQLPQQPLQAQPQPQPQPQPQPQPQPQPQPQPQTQTQGSVSAPLYNTMMISQPGQPNVLQISTSLPQNNTQQGTAVATFTQDRQIRFPAGQQLVTKLVTAPMACGAVMVPTSMFMGQVVTAYNPFGGQQQGGQTQTLTLQPAQPPQGQPDGQNQTTVVAQSGQQGQQQQQQFLQGTRLLHSNQSTQLILQAAFPLQQQGTFTQATHQQQPQQQQQQQQQQQQQQQQQQQQQQRQQQQQQSLLQRHQQQLKPQPQKQQKAPSSHRTDSVSSQPQ, from the exons ATGACATCAAGCATAGG GGATGATTGTAGCATCTTTGATGGGTTGatggaagaagatgaaaaggaCAAAGCAAAACG TGTGTCCCGTAACAAGTCTGAGAAGAAACGGAGAGACCAGTTCAATGTCCTCATCAAGGAACTCGGCACGATGTTGCCGGGCAACACCAGGAAGATGGACAAGTCCACCATCCTGCAGAAAAGCATTGACTTCCTGTGTAAACACAAAG AGATCGCAGCCCAGTCGGAGTCGAGTGAGATCAGGCAGGACTGGAAGCCTCCATTTCTTAGCAACGAGGAGTTTACCCAGCTCATGCTGGAG GCTCTGGATGGGTTCTTTATAGCAATAATGACTGATGGGAACATCCTTTATGTCTCCGAGAGTGTCACCTCACTACTAGAACACCTACCA ACGGACCTGGTGGATCAGAACCTGTTAAACTTCCTGCCAATTGGGGAACACTCCGAAGTGTACAAGGCTCTGTCCACGCACCCTACCGATGCAGAGAGCCTTAGCACCGATTTCCTGAAGA CTAAGAACCACATGGAGTTCTGCTGCCATATGCTGCGAGGAGCCATTGACCCCAAACAACCTCCTGTCTACGAATATGTTAAATTCATTGGCAACTTCAAGTCACTTAACAATG TTCCCAACATCACGAGGAATGGTCTAGCGGGAGTGCTACAGCGGTCACTACAACCTGCGTTTGATGACCAGGTGTGCTTTGTAGCCACTGTCCGGCTGGCCAAACCTCAGTTTATCAAG GAGATGTGTACAGTGGAGGAGCCCAATGAAGAATTCACCTCCCGGCACAGTCTAGAATGGAAGTTCCTCTTTTTAGACCATAg AGCTCCACCAATCATAGGTTACCTGCCTTTCGAGGTTCTGGGAACATCAGGGTACGACTATTACCACGTGGACGACCTGGAGACACTGGCCAAGTGTCACGAGCACT TGATGCAGTATGGTAAAGGGAAGTCTTGCTACTACCGTTTCCTGACTAAAGGTCAACAGTGGATCTGGCTGCAGACACACTACTACATCACCTATCACCAGTGGAACTCGCGGCCTGAGTTTATTGTCTGCACGCACACAGTAGTCAG ctaTGCAGAGGTGAGGGCAGAACAGCGCAGAGAGCTGGGCATTGAGGAGTCTAACCCAGAAATTGCTGCAGATAAG AGTCAGGACTCTGGCTCTGAGTCACAGCTGAATACATCTAGCCTCAAGGAGGCTCTGGAGCGATTTGACCACAGCCGAACACCTTCAACCTCTTCACGGAGCTCCCGCAAGTCCTCATCGCATGTCTCCGACAACACTTGCActt CAACAGCCTCCAAGCTACACATGGACACAGCCACACCTCCTCGGCAGTCATTGGCCTCCACCATGGAGAAGACATCACAGCGTCGCTCATCCATCAGCAGCCAG TCTATGTGCTCTCAGACCACAGGCCAGAGTGTGACTCCAGGTATGatcactcagcagcagcaacaacagcaacaacagccacagcagcagcagcagcagcagcagctacaggcaAACGTACAG CCAGTGATGGAGTTCTCAGCGCAGGTGAATGCCATGCAGCATCTGAAGGAGCAGCTGGAACAGAGGACGAAAATGATCCAGGCCAACATCCAGCGACAGCAGGAGGAACTGAGACACATCCAAGAGCAACTACAGAGAGTCCAGGGACAGGGCATACAG atgttgctgcagcagcagggtggcGCGATGAACGTGCAGCTCCCCCAG CAACCTCTGCAGGCTCAgccccagcctcagcctcagccccagccccagccccagccACAGCCCCAACCCCAGCCTCAGCCCCAAACCCAGACCCAGGGCTCTGTATCGGCTCCGCTATACAACACCATGATGATTTCCCAGCCGGGGCAGCCCAACGTGCTGCAGATCAGCACCAGCCTgccacagaacaacacacagcaaGGCACCGCTGTGGCCACCTTCACACAGGACCGACAGATCCG GTTCCCAGCAGGGCAGCAGCTGGTGACTAAGCTCGTGACAGCTCCAATGGCTTGTGGAGCAGTCATGGTGCCCACCTCCATGTTCATGGGACAGGTGGTCACTGCGTACAACCCATTTGGTGGTCAGCAG CAGGGAGGGCAAACCCAGACCCTGACTCTACAACCAGCCCAGCCACCCCAAGGTCAGCCCGATGGCCAAAACCAGACGACTGTAGTCGCTCAGAGCGGCCAGCAggggcagcagcaacagcagcagttccTACAG GGCACTCGTCTTCTCCACAGTAACCAGTCTACCCAGCTGATTCTGCAGGCAGCTTTCCCACTCCAACAACAGGGCACCTTCACCCAGGCGACACACCAACAgcaaccacagcaacaacaacaacaacaacaacaacaacagcaacaacaacaacaacagcagcagcagcagcaacggcaacagcagcaacaacaatcTCTCCTCCAGaggcaccagcagcagctgaaaccacagccgcagaaacagcagaaagccCCGTCATCGCACAGGACTGACAGTGTCAGCAGCCAGCCACAGTAA